In a single window of the Raphanus sativus cultivar WK10039 chromosome 9, ASM80110v3, whole genome shotgun sequence genome:
- the LOC130500182 gene encoding uncharacterized protein LOC130500182 — protein sequence MAYGVGADIVDEYVRLAETTARNCLFQFTAEIIHLFGGQYLRDPTPEDLEKLLYVGEQRGFPGMIGSIDCMHWEWKNCPAAWKGMYSQGHEKSTIVLEAVASQDLWIWHTFFGAPGTLNDLNILDRSPVFDEIINGNAPEVNFHVNGREYGLAYFLADGIYPKWATFI from the coding sequence ATGGCGTATGGTGTTGGGGCTGACATCGTTGACGAATATGTCCGACTAGCTGAAACAACTGCAAGAAATTGTTTGTTCCAATTTACCGCCGAAATTATCCACTTGTTTGGCGGTCAATACCTAAGAGATCCTACGCCCGAGGATCTGGAAAAATTACTATATGTTGGAGAACAACGTGGTTTTCCAGGTATGATTGgaagcatcgactgtatgcattgggagtggaagaatTGTCCGGCCGCTTGGAAAGGAATGTATTCACAAGGACACGAAAAATCAACAATTGTGTTGGAGGCGGTAGCTTCTCAAGACCTCTGGATATGGCACACGTTTTTTGGAGCTCCAGGTACTTTGAACGATCTTAATATTCTTGATCGatcacctgtttttgatgaAATAATTAACGGAAACGCTCCCGAAGTCAATTTCCATGTCAACGGAAGGGAATACGGTTTGGCTTACTTTCTTGCCGATGGTATTTATCCGAAATGGGCTACTTTTATTTAA
- the LOC108834204 gene encoding glutathione S-transferase T3-like: protein MDPRTPYSQSAGYMGLLQNQEGSLLHDNSPYESYHSGSSQIPLFSSQQSEAPTPPTDGPVERGKRHKWTPVEDEMLISAWLNTSKDAITSNYQKSGTFWKRVGDCFFEALNGGPGGDTSAHRNYKYEQKWLNLNPTKSSGGSKRKADSETSTTSEGVKAVEEAQTRPEGVKAAKARRSAMGKGKYVANYTAVWEMRKEDLEKKEKLSKFAILDSLIAKSKTTTLTEAEEVAKEKLLAEYF, encoded by the exons ATGGATCCAAGGACACCGTATAGCCAGTCTGCTGGTTATATGGGCCTTCTTCAAAATCAAGAAGGAAGTCTTCTTCATGACAACTCTCCTTATGAGAGTTATCATTCTGGATCTTCGCAGATCCCTCTGTTCAGTTCACAACAAAGCGAGGCTCCAACTCCACCTACAGACGGTCCCGTGGAGCGTGGAAAGAGACATAAATGGACCCCAGTGGAGGACGAGATGCTGATCAGTGCCTGGTTAAACACTTCTAAAGACGCTATTACCAGCAATTACCAAAAGTCGGGGACATTCTGGAAACGAGTAGGGGATTGTTTCTTCGAAGCTCTGAATGGTGGACCTGGTGGTGACACTTCCGCGCATCGGAATTACAA GTATGAGCAGAAATGGCTTAACCTCAACCCCACTAAATCTTCTGGAGGTTCAAAGAGGAAGGCAGATTCAGAAACTTCAACCACAAGTGAAGGTGTAAAGGCTGTTGAGGAAGCTCAGACAAGACCTGAAGGTGTAAAGGCTGCAAAAGCAAGACGTAGTGCAATGGGTAAGGGGAAGTATGTTGCTAACTATACGGCGGTTTGGGAAATGAGGAAggaagatttggagaagaaagaaaaactgTCAAAGTTTGCCATCTTAGACAGTCTGATAGCCAAATCCAAAACCACCACACTCACTGAGGCTGAAGAAGTAGCCAAAGAGAAGCTCCTTGCGGAGTATTTCTAG
- the LOC108825149 gene encoding uncharacterized protein LOC108825149, producing the protein MEMSRYEVADYRILRHRGPQFPILEPQILFKYPPGKKVAMRPKDLATFCFPGGVKARLLERTPSLSDLNELVYGQEHLGKDDSSFIFSFKVADDATLYGVCLHVSEIVQRPPGVLSTASPLHSSGGGSRFLVSAPRCYCLLTRVPFFELHFEMLNSMIAQERLKRITDFVSEMSLAAACHSPSVSRMNGCVSSPRSNPDNWMASAIPVDGVMALTAAAAGLISDSDIADFAEPQSPDSVVTSDTLNVSQIKEIERDGRKVFHCYDDSSSEVSENHLDTPERRFQSFENGHVSPDVTCTDPRTQPIEHMESCESVFSSARSVLSDEVDDISNSENDFGDDLVLEWAKEHNNDALQLICGYHSLAIPSRGSEVVFQPLEHLQSIEYTRPPVSALGLSEEYICSSDSSGINARLAAAEEAMGLSMWTTATVCRILSLETILSLLSGVLLEKQIVVICPNLGVLSAIVLSLVPMIQPFQWQSLLLPVLPGRMSDFLEAPVPFLVGIHSKPTDWKVKTSNLVLVNILGNQVKVCNMPTLPQRKELMAQLTPIHATLAHYSSTAKKHPVYKCSEVQAEAATKFLRVMRDYMESLCSDLHSHTITSVQSNSDRVSLLLKDSFIDSFPGRDRPFIKLLVDTQLFSVLSDSRLSSFENGSL; encoded by the exons ATGGAGATGTCAAGGTATGAAGTAGCTGACTACAGAATACTCCGCCACCGTGGGCCTCAATTTCCAATATTGGAGCCACAG ATACTTTTTAAATACCCTCCTGGGAAGAAGGTGGCAATGCGTCCAAAAGATCTAGCAACTTTCTGCTTTCCTGGTGGTGTCAAG GCACGGCTTTTGGAGAGGACCCCATCTCTTAGTGATCTAAATGAGCTTGTGTATGGACAG GAACATTTAGGCAAAGATGATTCATCGTTCATATTTTCATTCAAG GTAGCAGATGATGCGACATTGTATGGTGTTTGCTTACATGTCTCGGAGATTGTTCAGAGACCTCCTGGTGTTTTAAGCACTGCTTCACCCTTGCATTCATCTGGAGGAGGCAGTCGGTTTTTGGTTTCTGCACCTCGATGCTATTGCTTGCTGACCAGAGTTCCCTTTTTTGAGCTACACTTTGAGATGTTAAACAG TATGATTGCACAAGAGCGCCTAAAACGGATAACAGATTTTGTTAGTGAGATGTCTCTCGCTGCTGCATGCCATAGTCCATCAGTTTCCAGAATGAATGGATGTGTTTCTTCACCTCGTAGCAACCCTGATAATTGGATGGCTTCTGCAATACCTGTGGATGGAGTCATGGCACTCACGGCTGCTGCTGCTGGATTGATATCTGATAGTGACATTGCAGACTTTGCAGAACCGCAATCTCCAGATAGTGTCGTCACCAGTGATACTTTAAATGTAAGTCAGATCAAGGAAATAGAAAGAGATGGGAGAAAAGTTTTTCATTGCTACGATGATAGTTCTTCCGAAGTATCTGAGAACCACTTGGATACGCCCGAAAGAAGGTTTCAAAGCTTTGAGAACGGCCATGTTTCTCCGGATGTTACATGTACCGATCCTAGGACCCAACCGATAGAGCATATGGAAAGCTGTGAGTCCGTGTTCAG TTCAGCTAGAAGTGTGTTGTCAGACGAGGTTGATGATATATCGAACAGCGAAAATGATTTCGGAGATGATTTAGTTCTGGAATGGGCTAAG GAACATAACAATGATGCGTTACAGTTAATCTGCGGCTACCATTCATTGGCAATTCCTTCCCGTGGAAGTGAAGTAGTTTTCCAGCCGCTGGAACATTTACAATCCATCGAGTATACACGGCCACCTGTTTCAGCTCTTGGATTGTCAGAAGAATATATCTGCTCTTCTGATTCTTCCGGG ATAAATGCGAGGTTGGCAGCTGCTGAGGAGGCCATGGGTCTCTCAATGTGGACAACAGCAACAGTTTGCCGTATTCTCTCTCTTGAAACT ATTTTGTCACTCCTTTCAGGAGTTTTATTAGAGAAGCAAATTGTGGTAATCTGCCCAAATCTG GGTGTTTTGTCAGCTATAGTACTGTCTCTTGTCCCAATGATTCAGCCGTTTCAGTGGCAGAGTTTATTGCTTCCG GTTTTGCCCGGAAGGATGTCTGATTTCCTGGAGGCACCCGTTCCGTTCCTc GTTGGAATACACAGTAAACCTACAGATTGGAAAGTCAAGACGTCTAATCTTGTATTAGTTAACATCCTCGGCAATCAG GTGAAAGTATGTAACATGCCAACATTGCCTCAGCGTAAAGAACTTATGGCTCAGTTGACTCCAATCCACGCCACACTGGCTCACTATAGCTCGACTGCTAAAAAACATCCGGTTTATAAATGCAGTGAAGTACAA GCAGAAGCCGCGACTAAATTCTTGAGAGTAATGAGAGATTACATGGAGTCTCTTTGCTCAGACTTACACTCTCACACCATAACAAGTGTTCAATCCAATAGCGACAGG GTTTCTCTACTTCTAAAGGACAGTTTTATCGATTCATTTCCTGGGAGAGACCGACCCTTCATTAAG TTATTAGTAGACACACAACTGTTTAGCGTTCTGTCAGACTCACGGCTATCGAGCTTTGAGAACGGAAGTCTCTAA